The following proteins are co-located in the Candidatus Dormiibacterota bacterium genome:
- a CDS encoding glycosyltransferase family 39 protein, with product MQPPRRRWNAHTCALVLVMALGAALRFYDIAGVPSELIADELKHYDNAQSIVTTGRDIDGRLLPFFYSSFTRHPPMYAVVGYASTLIFGRNAFGLRFPAAAFGLIAILLMYAIAFELTRRRDVALITALLQATQPIFVHFSRIAWEPATELPFLLAGLYVLVRTFRRADDGGDAELTFARFALAALLLALTCYTYMAAWFYAIVLAGAILALNAKRLRSRRVLPRIAGATAVWAALAAPAFWMLFWNASTADRTQRMATFAHGVSLPALATFVANYAAQFRWSYLVTTGDPQTGTTWRYLVGFGAFYWWVVPLAILGVLCARAYVTQPWARGWLWVWLLAYPLGGALTTDGIPNAPRTLAGAPVFCVLAAIGFAWLTDAAKAHEPSNRKGLAVPALRGLLGLNVAISVLLFSLYYFTQYIHVYPNAWDSGTRATFAFIRAHEHRYRRVCISIYPAWYALDTYVRYYLAGSPLTTIENVDSSACFLPGTLLVTDDDHRVSRRAFTPLAVVRDVNGAVFAVISGRPLNASARTRSSTSIPTGPPAPTRR from the coding sequence GTGCAGCCGCCGCGCCGGCGTTGGAACGCCCACACGTGCGCGCTCGTCCTCGTGATGGCGCTCGGGGCGGCGCTGCGCTTCTACGACATCGCCGGCGTTCCGTCGGAGCTGATCGCCGACGAGCTGAAACATTACGACAACGCGCAGAGCATCGTCACGACCGGTCGCGACATCGACGGAAGGCTCCTGCCGTTCTTCTATTCGTCCTTCACGCGCCATCCGCCGATGTACGCCGTCGTCGGCTACGCGTCGACGCTGATCTTCGGGAGAAACGCGTTCGGCCTGCGATTCCCCGCCGCCGCGTTCGGCCTCATCGCAATCCTCCTCATGTACGCGATCGCCTTCGAACTCACGCGCCGGCGAGACGTCGCACTCATTACCGCGCTCCTGCAGGCGACGCAGCCGATCTTCGTGCACTTTTCTCGCATCGCGTGGGAACCGGCAACGGAGCTGCCCTTCCTTCTCGCGGGTCTCTACGTATTGGTACGGACGTTTCGCCGCGCCGACGATGGCGGCGATGCCGAACTGACCTTTGCGCGCTTCGCGCTTGCCGCGTTGCTGCTGGCGCTGACGTGCTACACGTACATGGCGGCGTGGTTCTACGCGATCGTGCTCGCCGGGGCGATCCTCGCGCTCAACGCGAAGCGGCTGCGCTCGCGCCGCGTGCTTCCACGCATCGCCGGAGCGACCGCCGTGTGGGCCGCGCTCGCGGCGCCGGCGTTCTGGATGCTCTTCTGGAACGCGTCGACCGCCGATAGGACGCAACGCATGGCGACGTTCGCTCACGGCGTGTCGCTGCCGGCGCTTGCGACCTTCGTTGCGAACTACGCGGCGCAGTTCCGATGGTCGTACCTGGTCACGACGGGCGACCCGCAAACGGGAACGACGTGGCGCTACTTGGTCGGTTTCGGCGCATTCTATTGGTGGGTCGTGCCGCTTGCGATCCTTGGCGTGCTCTGCGCACGCGCGTACGTCACGCAGCCGTGGGCGCGCGGTTGGCTGTGGGTCTGGCTTCTCGCCTACCCGCTCGGCGGGGCGCTGACTACCGACGGAATACCCAACGCTCCCCGAACGTTGGCGGGAGCGCCGGTCTTCTGCGTGCTGGCGGCAATCGGCTTCGCCTGGCTCACGGATGCAGCCAAAGCCCACGAACCGTCGAACCGCAAGGGGCTGGCCGTGCCCGCGTTGCGGGGGCTTCTCGGCCTCAACGTCGCGATCTCGGTCCTGCTCTTCTCTCTCTACTACTTCACGCAGTACATCCACGTCTATCCCAACGCGTGGGACTCTGGAACGCGCGCGACGTTCGCGTTCATCCGCGCTCACGAGCACCGCTACCGGCGCGTCTGCATCTCGATCTACCCGGCATGGTACGCGCTCGACACGTACGTACGCTACTATCTCGCGGGGTCGCCGCTGACGACGATCGAGAACGTCGACAGTTCCGCGTGCTTTCTGCCGGGGACGCTGCTCGTTACGGACGACGACCATCGCGTCAGCCGCCGCGCCTTCACGCCGTTAGCGGTCGTACGCGACGTCAACGGTGCGGTATTTGCCGTCATCTCGGGCCGGCCGCTGAACGCTAGCGCACGAACGCGTTCCAGTACCAGCATCCC
- a CDS encoding Ku protein, with protein MARAIWSGSISFGLVTIPVKLTGAVHSNELSFHMLHKKDEGRIKFERICSVDGKPVPWDEIVKGYEYEKGEHVVLTDADFERIDPEVTHTIDILEFVELEKIDPMYFDQPYYLEPTKQGRHAYALLRETLEQTARVAVARVVIRTKEYIAAVKPSGSALVLDLMRWSTEIVDRSELDLPGREKLPPAELKMAKMLVDSMSVEEFEPAKFPNRYRETVLALIEARVSGKELPKAKKAAPVRGKVVNLMDVLERSLKERGERKESASRRKRGAA; from the coding sequence ATGGCGCGCGCGATTTGGTCCGGTTCTATTTCCTTCGGCCTCGTCACGATCCCGGTGAAGCTGACGGGAGCGGTGCACAGCAACGAGCTTTCGTTTCACATGCTGCATAAGAAGGACGAAGGGCGCATCAAGTTCGAGCGCATCTGCAGCGTCGACGGCAAGCCCGTTCCCTGGGACGAAATCGTCAAGGGGTACGAGTACGAGAAAGGCGAGCACGTCGTGCTGACGGACGCCGACTTCGAGCGAATCGATCCCGAGGTGACGCATACCATCGACATCCTCGAGTTTGTCGAACTCGAGAAGATCGATCCGATGTACTTCGATCAGCCGTACTATCTCGAGCCGACGAAGCAAGGCCGTCACGCCTACGCGCTGCTGCGCGAGACGCTGGAGCAGACCGCGCGCGTCGCGGTCGCGCGGGTCGTGATTCGAACGAAGGAGTACATCGCAGCAGTCAAACCGTCGGGCTCGGCGCTCGTGCTCGATCTCATGCGCTGGTCGACAGAGATCGTCGATCGCAGCGAGCTCGATCTCCCCGGGCGCGAAAAGCTGCCGCCGGCCGAGCTGAAGATGGCAAAGATGCTCGTCGACTCGATGAGCGTGGAAGAGTTCGAGCCGGCGAAGTTCCCAAACCGCTACCGCGAGACGGTGCTCGCCCTCATCGAGGCGCGCGTCTCCGGAAAGGAGCTGCCGAAGGCGAAGAAGGCGGCGCCGGTGCGCGGCAAAGTCGTGAACCTCATGGACGTGCTCGAGCGCAGCCTCAAAGAGCGCGGCGAGAGAAAAGAGAGCGCGTCGCGCCGCAAGCGCGGCGCCGCGTAG
- the ligD gene encoding non-homologous end-joining DNA ligase, which produces MPARAKRGSLAIYRAKRDFAQTPEPSGARERSARHHRFVVQMHHATRLHWDFRLEAGGTLASWAVPKGPTMVAGERRLAMHVEDHPLSYRDFEGTIPKGQYGAGSVIVWDRGTYDLAEGADPTHEIANGKIKFVMQGEKLKGLFTLVRIKPREGESGDPWLLFKDRDEYAKTSWDIKRHSRSVKSGKSLDEIGRDPKSRTWQSRPKSRHAAAPRTAAARDRLPALTSVMLATLVKEPFDDDDWLFEIKWDGYRAICTVAEDGTLTLTSRNALDLLKRFPQMAGLADAFSSVPIEVDGEICKLDAHGSSSFQQLQEAAKTKAPLVYVAFDLIYADGRDLRKEPLESRKALLQQLVRDEDLVLYSKHIVGKGKAFFALARKRGLEGVVAKRRDSTYQERRSRDWLKIKAHLEQEFVIGGWTDPQGSRTGFGSLLLGVYEKGKLVYTGNVGTGFNERVLRELHATLKKLARKTSPFARGDVLRGAHWVEPKLVAEVRFAEWTRDGLVRQAAFLGVRADKSAKDVVREMPQ; this is translated from the coding sequence GTGCCCGCGCGCGCTAAGCGGGGATCGCTCGCGATCTACCGCGCCAAGCGCGACTTCGCGCAGACGCCGGAGCCTTCGGGTGCGCGCGAGCGCTCAGCGCGCCACCACCGGTTCGTGGTACAGATGCATCACGCGACGCGGCTGCACTGGGACTTTCGCTTGGAGGCCGGCGGAACGCTGGCGTCGTGGGCGGTGCCGAAGGGGCCGACCATGGTCGCAGGCGAGCGGCGTCTCGCAATGCACGTGGAGGATCATCCGCTCTCCTATCGCGACTTCGAAGGCACGATTCCGAAGGGACAGTACGGTGCGGGAAGCGTCATCGTTTGGGATCGCGGTACGTACGATCTCGCCGAAGGAGCGGATCCGACGCACGAGATCGCAAACGGCAAGATCAAGTTCGTGATGCAGGGCGAGAAGCTCAAAGGGCTCTTCACGCTCGTTCGTATCAAGCCGCGCGAGGGGGAGAGCGGCGACCCGTGGCTGCTCTTCAAGGATCGCGACGAATACGCGAAGACGTCGTGGGATATCAAACGGCACTCGCGCTCGGTCAAGAGCGGCAAGTCGCTCGACGAGATCGGACGCGACCCGAAGTCGCGCACGTGGCAGTCGCGACCGAAATCCCGGCACGCGGCGGCGCCGCGCACGGCGGCGGCGCGCGATCGCCTTCCGGCCTTGACGTCGGTGATGCTGGCGACGCTCGTCAAGGAGCCCTTCGACGACGACGACTGGCTCTTCGAGATCAAGTGGGACGGGTACCGTGCGATCTGCACCGTTGCCGAGGACGGAACGCTGACGTTGACGTCGAGGAACGCGCTTGATCTTCTCAAACGTTTTCCGCAGATGGCAGGCCTCGCGGACGCGTTTTCGAGCGTCCCGATCGAGGTCGACGGCGAGATCTGTAAGCTCGACGCGCACGGCAGCTCGAGTTTTCAGCAGCTGCAAGAAGCCGCCAAAACCAAAGCGCCGCTCGTCTACGTGGCGTTCGATCTCATCTACGCAGACGGCAGGGACCTGCGCAAGGAGCCGCTCGAGAGCCGCAAAGCGCTCCTCCAGCAACTCGTCCGCGACGAAGATCTCGTCCTATATTCCAAGCATATCGTCGGTAAAGGCAAAGCATTTTTTGCACTCGCGCGCAAGCGCGGGCTCGAAGGCGTCGTCGCGAAGCGGCGCGACTCGACGTATCAGGAGCGGCGGAGCCGCGACTGGCTAAAGATCAAAGCGCACCTCGAGCAAGAGTTCGTAATCGGCGGATGGACCGATCCGCAAGGCTCGCGAACCGGATTCGGCTCGCTGTTGCTGGGGGTCTACGAGAAAGGCAAGCTCGTCTATACCGGCAACGTCGGAACGGGATTCAACGAGCGCGTGCTGCGCGAACTACATGCGACGCTGAAGAAGCTCGCGCGCAAGACCTCGCCCTTCGCGCGGGGTGACGTGCTGCGTGGCGCGCACTGGGTCGAGCCGAAGCTCGTCGCAGAGGTGCGCTTTGCGGAATGGACGCGCGACGGGTTGGTGCGGCAGGCAGCGTTCCTCGGCGTGCGTGCAGACAAGAGCGCCAAGGACGTCGTTCGGGAGATGCCGCAATAA
- the ligD gene encoding non-homologous end-joining DNA ligase, producing the protein MAEKRTEVRVENRTLSLSNLDKVLWPRDGYTKRDLITYYHAVSGVMLPYLKDRPLTLERFPNGIDAGSFFEKNVPQGIPEWVHRVTLSSPGGRRSKITYVLCNDAPSLIYLANLAAIVLHVWTSRVGSLDEPDFVLFDLDPGEDCTLKTLAIVTLELRAALAGIGLTPLVKTSGGMGLHVVVPLAPGHSYEQAKVFAELVARHVGGICGKLVTLERTIAKRRSAAVYIDYVQVGHGKTLVAPFSVRARDGAPASWPLDWSEVESFRRSRTPVPADAFGKYTIRTVPKALAREGDRWSGRSWKRTQLSRTVERVRKLWR; encoded by the coding sequence ATGGCGGAGAAGCGCACCGAGGTTCGTGTCGAGAACCGCACGCTCTCGCTCTCGAATCTCGACAAGGTACTCTGGCCGCGGGACGGCTATACGAAGCGCGATCTCATCACGTATTATCACGCCGTTTCCGGCGTCATGCTACCCTATTTGAAGGACCGTCCGCTGACGCTCGAGCGCTTTCCCAACGGCATCGATGCCGGCTCGTTTTTCGAGAAGAACGTTCCGCAAGGAATCCCGGAGTGGGTACACCGCGTGACGCTCTCGAGCCCCGGCGGCCGCAGATCGAAGATCACATACGTATTGTGCAACGACGCGCCATCGCTGATCTACCTCGCCAATCTCGCTGCGATCGTCCTGCACGTCTGGACGTCGCGCGTGGGATCCCTCGACGAGCCGGATTTCGTGCTCTTCGACCTCGACCCGGGCGAGGATTGCACGCTCAAAACGCTCGCGATCGTCACGCTCGAGCTGCGCGCAGCGCTCGCCGGCATCGGCCTGACGCCCCTCGTGAAGACGTCGGGCGGCATGGGGCTGCACGTCGTCGTTCCACTCGCCCCCGGCCACTCGTACGAGCAGGCGAAGGTCTTTGCCGAGCTCGTGGCGCGGCACGTCGGCGGAATCTGCGGCAAGCTCGTCACGCTCGAGCGCACGATCGCGAAGCGGCGCTCGGCTGCGGTCTATATCGACTACGTGCAGGTCGGGCACGGCAAGACGCTCGTCGCGCCCTTCTCCGTCCGCGCGCGTGACGGGGCTCCCGCATCCTGGCCGCTGGACTGGAGCGAGGTCGAGTCCTTCCGCCGGTCGAGGACGCCGGTGCCTGCCGACGCCTTTGGGAAATATACGATTCGCACCGTTCCCAAGGCGCTCGCGCGGGAGGGAGACCGATGGAGCGGGCGTAGTTGGAAGCGGACGCAGCTCTCGCGAACCGTCGAGCGCGTTCGAAAGCTTTGGAGGTAA
- a CDS encoding DUF255 domain-containing protein, which produces MPEFRFSPRPNRAHEIPWLPWGARAFEAAERERKPVLLSISAVWCHWCHVMDETTYSDPGVIDAIREHFVPVRVDNDERPDVNARYNMGGWPTTAFLASDGTALTGATYLPPPQMRRVLGEIATWYAQHEDEIAERARAPHTSARVDLTPADRAKPEQVRRIAETIASAFDEEFGGFGEAPKFPQPELLEFLVVEARATGDDRLRAMAVRTLLAMARGGMYDHVEGGFFRYSTTRDWSIPHFEKMAEENAGLARVLSLELQQTRHDELHATLRSLVGYVTNVLRDPATGFFAGSQDADEEYYALTLDERRALATPYVDRTVYSDRNAALAGALVLAGATLDDAAVADAGVRALDVLHETMLDDEGLLYHVRRPGETPSIRGLLGDQSAYLRALLEAHEASGSARFLERALAVAGAVERRFAADDGGFYDHAGIEAELGRLALRDRPLVENAILAESFMRIAALCGQERYRDVAERTLRVYEQSAQSAGPFAAAYARALRRFLAPPVEVRIVGTEAETAAFREAARRLPSPFVAVRTIEPGDSAALGLASAPTPAAYVCARERCGAPARDAGALRAAYDALLQP; this is translated from the coding sequence ATGCCCGAGTTCCGCTTCTCGCCACGCCCGAATCGGGCGCACGAAATCCCCTGGCTGCCGTGGGGCGCGCGGGCCTTTGAGGCAGCGGAGCGAGAGCGCAAGCCGGTCTTGCTCTCGATTTCGGCGGTCTGGTGCCACTGGTGCCACGTCATGGATGAAACGACGTACTCGGACCCCGGCGTCATCGACGCCATTCGCGAGCACTTCGTTCCCGTTCGCGTCGACAACGACGAGCGCCCGGACGTCAACGCGCGGTACAATATGGGCGGTTGGCCGACGACCGCCTTTCTCGCTTCGGACGGGACGGCGCTCACCGGTGCAACCTATCTCCCGCCGCCGCAGATGCGGCGCGTGCTCGGTGAAATCGCGACGTGGTACGCGCAGCACGAAGACGAGATCGCCGAGCGCGCACGCGCACCACATACCTCCGCGCGCGTCGATCTCACGCCCGCAGATCGCGCGAAACCAGAACAGGTGCGACGCATCGCCGAGACGATCGCCTCGGCGTTCGACGAGGAGTTCGGCGGGTTCGGCGAGGCTCCAAAGTTTCCGCAACCCGAGCTGCTCGAGTTTCTCGTCGTAGAGGCACGCGCGACCGGCGACGACCGCCTGCGCGCGATGGCCGTGCGCACGCTGCTCGCGATGGCGAGAGGCGGCATGTACGATCACGTCGAGGGCGGATTCTTTCGATACTCCACGACGCGCGACTGGTCGATTCCGCACTTCGAAAAGATGGCGGAAGAAAACGCCGGGCTCGCTCGCGTGCTCTCGCTCGAACTTCAGCAGACGCGACACGACGAGCTTCATGCCACGCTGCGCTCTCTCGTCGGGTACGTGACGAACGTACTGCGCGACCCGGCGACGGGCTTCTTTGCCGGCAGCCAGGACGCCGACGAAGAGTACTACGCGCTGACGCTCGACGAGCGTCGAGCCCTCGCAACGCCGTACGTCGATCGGACCGTGTACTCCGACCGCAACGCCGCGCTCGCTGGAGCGCTCGTGCTCGCAGGAGCTACGCTCGACGACGCGGCGGTCGCCGATGCCGGCGTGCGCGCGCTCGACGTACTTCACGAGACTATGCTCGACGACGAAGGCCTGCTCTATCACGTACGACGCCCCGGTGAAACGCCGTCGATTCGCGGTCTTCTCGGGGACCAATCCGCGTATCTGCGCGCGCTGCTCGAGGCGCACGAAGCCTCCGGGAGCGCTCGCTTTCTCGAACGCGCCCTGGCGGTAGCCGGCGCAGTCGAGCGACGCTTCGCCGCGGACGACGGCGGCTTCTACGATCACGCAGGTATCGAAGCGGAGCTCGGACGCCTCGCGCTGCGCGACCGGCCGCTCGTCGAGAACGCGATCCTGGCTGAGTCGTTCATGCGCATTGCCGCGCTCTGCGGGCAGGAACGCTACCGCGACGTCGCAGAGCGTACGCTGCGCGTGTACGAACAGAGCGCCCAGAGCGCCGGCCCGTTCGCAGCGGCGTACGCGCGCGCGCTGCGCCGCTTCCTCGCGCCCCCGGTCGAGGTGCGCATCGTCGGTACAGAGGCGGAGACCGCGGCATTTCGAGAGGCCGCTCGCCGCCTGCCTTCACCTTTCGTCGCGGTACGCACGATCGAGCCGGGCGATTCCGCTGCGCTCGGGCTTGCGTCGGCACCGACGCCGGCAGCGTACGTGTGCGCTCGAGAGCGGTGTGGCGCGCCGGCGCGCGACGCGGGCGCGCTACGCGCCGCCTACGACGCGCTGCTCCAACCTTAG
- a CDS encoding lmo0937 family membrane protein yields the protein MGQLLWTLVVVLFILWLVGWLIFHLLTISIHVLLIVAIVLLVINLLRNRARAR from the coding sequence GTGGGTCAGTTGCTTTGGACGCTCGTCGTCGTTCTCTTCATCCTATGGCTCGTTGGGTGGCTGATCTTTCATCTCCTGACGATTTCCATTCACGTCCTCTTGATCGTGGCGATCGTCTTACTCGTCATAAATCTGCTTCGCAACCGTGCCCGCGCGCGCTAA